In Solidesulfovibrio sp., the sequence CGGTTCGCGCCATCGGAATTCCTTGTAGGCCAAGGGACGCCCCCTTTCAACGGGTTCGGGAAAAAAACTCGCCTTTTCACGTGGAAAGCATCTGGGGCGGCAGATGGCTCGTGCGCACCTGACCGAGCAGGGCCTGGCCCGGGGACATGGCCAGCACGGTCATGGCCGCGTTGGGATAGGCCACGGCCGTGCGAATGGCCCGGAACCGGACCATGGCCTCCTGGGCGCCCAGGGGGCCGGCCAGGACGCGCAGCATGACCCCGCGCAGGAACTGGCCGTGGGAAAAAACCACCGTGGAGCCGGCCAGGGTATGCAACCGCTCCAGAAAGCCCTCGACCCGGTCCCAGAAATCGACGAAGGATTCGGCCCCCTCCGCGTCCCGAAAACGCGGGTCCAGGCGCTGCCAGTAGTCGGAGACGGCGGCGGCGCGGTCGCGCCGGGTGGTGCCGGTGTAGCGCCTCGGGGCGAGATAGGTGAACTCCTGGACCGGCCACACGGCCACCGGCACCTCGGGAAAGCGGTCGCACAGGGGCTGGGCCGTCTGGACCGCCCGGTCGAAAGCCGAGAAGACCACCCGTCGCGGCGGGCGCAGGAAACAGGACGCCACCAGGGCGGCCTGGGCGTGTCCCAGCGGGGTCAACGGGATGGTGTCGGGATAGATCGTGGTTTCACCGGCGTTGGAGGCACTCTGGCCGTGACGGATGAGACGGACGATGGGCATGGCCGCGCCTACCGGACGACGAGTTGCAGGAAATACAGGCGCACGACGCGGGGGGCGCCGATGGCCTTGTTCATGACCGCGACGAGCTCGTCCTTGAGCCGGCGCTTGCCCGCCACACCGGAAAGTTCGGCGGCGTTTTTCGTGCGCAAGAACATGACCAGGGCGTCGCGGGTCCTGGACGAGGCCGCCAATTGCGCTCCCTCGGCGTCGCGGCACTGGGCCTCGAAGCCAATATAGAGCCGGGCCAGGCGGTCGCCGTCGGCGATGTTGACCTCAAGGAGCGGATAGACGACGTTGCCGCCCTTGACCTCGACCTCGGACTGGGCCAGCCCCCAGCCCGGCCAGGCCACGACCAGGGCCAGAAGCAGCAGGCCGGCGGAGGCAGCCCCCCCGAGCCCGCGCCGGATCGGTCCGCCGGCCGCGGCCAAGCCCCCTGGCCGCCGATCGGCCGTCGCGTCGCCTTTGCGCGTCATCGCCTTGCCTTTTCGCGCCTCATTTGACGGCCACGTCTCCCGGAAAAGCCCGGACGTCAAGGCGTGCCGCCACAAGGGCCGCCGCCGTCGCGGCCGCCGCCAGGGTCCCGGCCGCCGCACCGAAGCCGTACCGGCCGAGCACCAGCCCGGGCAGATAGGTCCCAAGCGCGCCGCCGGAATAGTAAAAGGAAATGTAAAGCCCGTTGACAAGCCCCTTGTGCGCCTTTTCCGCGCCGTTGAGCACCCCTGGAGCCACGGAGTGGGCCAAGAACATGCCGGAGCACAACACGAAAACGCTGCCGAAAAGGGTCGTCGGGGATGGCAGGAAAAAAACCGCCACCGCCGCGATGACCAGGCCGGCCCCGAGGGCCATGGTCCGGGTGGGGCCACCCAGGGGCCTGGCAAAGCGGTGGGACGTCAGGCAGGCGATGATCCCCATGAGATAGCCCGAATACATGGTTCCGGCCCGAAGGGGCGAATAGCCGCCCTCCAGCCGCGCCAGCCGAAACGGCAGCAGATTGAGCATCCCGGAAAAAACGAAAAAAAGCAGCGCCACGACCAGATAGGTCGCCGCGAAGCCGGGTTTGCGCAGCACTTGCGGGGCATGGGCCAGACGCATGGGCGAGAAGGCGGCCCGGCCGTCCGGCGGCAGCCAGAGGGCAAGCGCCGCGCCAAGGCCCAGGCAGACGGCCAGGCCGACGAAGGGGATACGCCAGCCCAGAAGCTCGGCGGCGAGCCCCGAAAAAAAACGGCCGAAAAAACCGCCGAAGACCGTCACGGCGATATAGGCGGCCATGACCCGGCGCAGGGAAGCGGCCGAGGCCGTGGTGGCCAGATAGGTCATCACGGCCGTGAGCAGCGCCGGCACGAGCAGGCCCAGCCCCACGCGCGCGGCCAGAAACCAGGTGAAATCCGGGGCCAGGCACAAGCCGGCGGTGCAGAGGGCCAAAAGCGCCAGGGAAGCGGCGATCAGCGGCTTGGCCGGCACGGCGTCGAGAAAAAACCCGTAGGCCAGCGGGGCCAGCCCCAAGGGCAGCATGGTCGCGGTGATGGTCAGGGAAGCCGTGGACTCGGTTACCCCGAAATGGGTGGCCAGGACCGGCAGCAGCGGCTGGGGCGCGTAGATGGAGGAAATGCCGCAGACGGTCGCGGCGTAGAGCACGGCAAGGGTCCATTTGTTCATGACGACAATCCCCAAGGCGCGACGGCGCGGTGGGTATCCTACCGCCCACCTGCGCCGCTGCAAAGCCTTTATCCCGAAAAACCACCGGATAAAAGCCCGCGGCGACGCGGGAACGGGGACGGCGCCGCGGGCTGGCGGCGAATCGGCCGCCCGGGGAGGAGCCCGTCGCGGCCGTCGGGGGGCGGCCGCGACGAAGCCGGGCGGGCCTTCGCCAAATCCTTGCGCACCACACGCGGCGCATCGATTGCCCGGTCCGCCGCGCACACCGCTTCGGTCCTGCGCTTCGACCCTTGCCGTCATGGGGCCCCCTTCCGACGGCTGCCTGCACGCCGACGCGTCCCTAGGACAAGCGGTCGATATCGAGGGCTTCGCCGCAATTGGGGCAACGCGACAGCCGGGTGCGAAAAAGGAGCCTCGGCCGGAAAAACAGCG encodes:
- a CDS encoding histidine phosphatase family protein; its protein translation is MPIVRLIRHGQSASNAGETTIYPDTIPLTPLGHAQAALVASCFLRPPRRVVFSAFDRAVQTAQPLCDRFPEVPVAVWPVQEFTYLAPRRYTGTTRRDRAAAVSDYWQRLDPRFRDAEGAESFVDFWDRVEGFLERLHTLAGSTVVFSHGQFLRGVMLRVLAGPLGAQEAMVRFRAIRTAVAYPNAAMTVLAMSPGQALLGQVRTSHLPPQMLST
- a CDS encoding flagellar basal body-associated FliL family protein, producing the protein MTRKGDATADRRPGGLAAAGGPIRRGLGGAASAGLLLLALVVAWPGWGLAQSEVEVKGGNVVYPLLEVNIADGDRLARLYIGFEAQCRDAEGAQLAASSRTRDALVMFLRTKNAAELSGVAGKRRLKDELVAVMNKAIGAPRVVRLYFLQLVVR
- a CDS encoding MFS transporter — translated: MNKWTLAVLYAATVCGISSIYAPQPLLPVLATHFGVTESTASLTITATMLPLGLAPLAYGFFLDAVPAKPLIAASLALLALCTAGLCLAPDFTWFLAARVGLGLLVPALLTAVMTYLATTASAASLRRVMAAYIAVTVFGGFFGRFFSGLAAELLGWRIPFVGLAVCLGLGAALALWLPPDGRAAFSPMRLAHAPQVLRKPGFAATYLVVALLFFVFSGMLNLLPFRLARLEGGYSPLRAGTMYSGYLMGIIACLTSHRFARPLGGPTRTMALGAGLVIAAVAVFFLPSPTTLFGSVFVLCSGMFLAHSVAPGVLNGAEKAHKGLVNGLYISFYYSGGALGTYLPGLVLGRYGFGAAAGTLAAAATAAALVAARLDVRAFPGDVAVK